The Halarchaeum grantii nucleotide sequence ACCCCGTGATGAACAGGTCCGAGTTCACCAGCAGGACCGCGTCCATCACCGCCGACAGCGGCGAGGACGCCACGATATCGCCGTCGCGCACCAACAGCACGACATCGCGCTCGCCCTCGGGGAGGTCGGCCTCCGACACCGCGACCGGCTGGCCCTCGAAGAGTCCCTCCAGCATCCGCTGGACCGGCATCGGCTGGTCGCGATTCACCACCACCAGCGACGCCTGCGGCGCGTCCACGTCCTCGATGAACTCCGAGAGCGTCATCCTTCTAGCACATCGGTTCACACGACGGGTAAAAAGTGTTCGCGGCCGACAGCGCGACGCCCCGGCGCGACCTCGGTTAGCTGTCGCTCTCCAGATGGGCGCGAAAGAAAAACCGCGGCGTCGAGTCAGCGAACGTTAGCTCGGCGTCGTCGACGAACTGATGATCGAGGACTGCCCGGAACCGGAGCTCCAGACGACACGGACCGTCTCACCGGTACCGAACGGATTGCCAGCCTCACTCTGGGCCCTCAGCGTGGCACCGGCGGAAATCTTGTCCGCGGGCCACGTGCTGTTGCTGGCCTTCGTTACATTACTCTGTGCAGGGGAGACGAACGACTGGTTTTCACCGTAGTAAATGGTGTCGCCGCTGACAGAGACGGTGACCGATTCCGCCTGTATCGGGGAGTTACTCCCCTGACTAGTGATGCTGATCGTCTGGTTCCCCGAGCTGGAGAAGTTCGCGTATTCGTAGCTGAAGCTGGCCTGCGGTGCGTTGTTCCCGACCTGACTGCCGAGTCCGAGGACGAACGTCCCGATGACGGCCGCGAGAATCACCGTGATCGCGACCATCAGGATGACTCCGATCACCGGGGAGACACCACGGTCGTCATCGAGGGGCTGCTTCAGTTCCATTAGGCGTTGTACGTCCACGACGAGATGATCGAGGACTGGCCGGAGTCGGAACTCCAGACGAGGTTCACCTTCTGCCCGTCATTCCAATCGGAGACGGATTCGATGCGTAACGTGTCGCCCGCCGAGAGCTTGTCACTGAGCGAACCACGGTTCGAGATGTTGACCGAGGATTGGCTCGACGTCACGTTCAAATCCGACGTGGAGATCGCCGAGCCGCTACTCTGAAGCGTCGCGTTCACCGACGACATATTTCCACTATCCCAGTCGAAGCTGGCCTGCGGTGCGTTGTTCCCGACCTGACTGCCGAGTCCGAGAACGAACGTCCCGATGACAGCCGCGAGAATCACCGTGATCGCGACCATCAGGATGACTCCGATCACCGGGGAGACGCCACGGTCGTCCGCGTTGAACAGATTGCTTAGTTTCATGGTTGTGATGCGCCAACCCTGCCACAGAAGCGATATAGGAGTCGTACGACTCCCATCGCGTAGGTCGGGAGGTGGGTGCCTCCGTCGCTACGCTCCCTTCTGCTGACGGCGGTCGGCGTCTATGTGCTATCTGACTCGGAGATAACTTAAAATGGATGGCCGATTATGGCGTTCGATCCCGGCGAAACCTTTGTTAGCGCCCGCGATACGGCCTCAACCCACACAATCCGTTTATCTGACACGACACGGCGACCGTCGCGGAACCGGAGCGCGGCGGCGCCGTCGAGGCGTGGGACGCTCGCCGTCGATGCCGAGCCGGGAGCATCGGGGTCGGCCACGCGCGGACACCGGTCTACGGGCGTTCGCGGCGGCGCTCGACGTGGCGGATCGGCGAGCGCGACGGTGAGTGAACGACGAGGAGAAATCGCTGTTCGGTGTTCGGAATGCGGGAAAAGTGGGCCGGCGCGAATTTGAATCGCGGTTACGGCCACCCGAAGGCCGAAGGATACCAAGCTACCCCACCGGCCCGCACTCGAAATGATGAGGCGATTGCCTTTAACGCTTCCGAAAGGGTCTCTGGGGGTCAGTAGGACGTGTAGGCGTCGGTGTCGAGGTAGTTGTGCGCGACGGTGATGGCGTGGTCGGCGTGGAGGATTTCGGGGCCGACGCGGACGCGTTCGTCGCTCGAATCGGCGAGGTGCGTGGCTTCGGCGTCGGTGAAGTCGCGGTGGTCGGAGAGGACGAAGACCGGGTCCGCGGGTGGTTCGACGTCGGGGAGGGGGCGGCCGTCCTCGTGGAGTTCGAGGACGGTCCCGCGCGCGGCGGCGTCGTCGAGCGTGGGTTCGAAGCCGCGCTTCGAGACGTAGACGCCGGGGGAGGGGTTGGCTTCGCGGTGGCCGATGGCGTTCCCCTTGGCGTCGATGGCTTTGCGGAGCATCCCCGCGATGTTGCGCTCGTCGGGGTTGAGATAGCGCAGTTCGCTCCCCTCGAAGCGGACGGTGAGGTCGTCGGCGAGGACGAGCGACACCCGGACGTCCTCGCGGATGCCGTGCGAGAGGAACACCGCGGAGTTCACGCACCGGCAGAGGACGTCGAGGCGGCCGGCGCCGCCCGCGAGGTCGGCGAGGTCGAAGTCGGCGGTGGTTGGGGCGTCGTGGCCGTGAACGACGAAGTGGCGCATACGGGTTGGAGGGTGCGGAGTGTGTTGAACGCCGCGACTCGCCGGTCGGGTCGCGTCAGGCGGCGTCGCCCCCGTCGCCGTCCGCGTCGTCGTTCCGCGCGGCGGCGCGGCGCTCGGGGATCAGGTCGAGGCTCGTCTCGGTGTCGCCGAGGAGGAGGAGCGCGTAGTAGCGCAGATAGGCCTGTACGGGCGCGGAGACGAGGCCGCCGAGGAGGAGGGTGGTGAGGAGCCCGAGGAGGAGGCCGGCGCCGAGCCACGTCCACGCGAGGGCGCCGCCCGCGCCGGCGAGCACGAACGGGAGGCCGAAGACGAGGCCGAGGACGAGCACCACGGGGACGAGCGCGATGAAGAGGACGATGGCGACGGCGACGCCGCCGACGAGCGTCAGCACGAGGTTCGCGACGAAGAAGACGCCGTACTCCTTCGGATGCGCGCGCAGGACGCCCCAGAAGTGCCGCCAGCCGGCGAGGACGCCGACGCCCTCGCGGTACATGATGGGGACGACGAACGCGCGCGTGAAGCCGAGGACGACGGCGACGCAGAGCGCGAGGATGACGCCGACGGGGAGCAGGAGGAGGAAGAGCGCGCCGACGGGGAGGCCGAGCAGCACGGGCGCGATGGCGAGCGCGAACACCCCGAGGACGAGAGTGCCGAGGAGGAAGCGGAAGGCGAAGAGGCGCAGGCCCTGCCCCCAGTGGTCGGCGAGGGTGGCGCGCAGTTCGACGTCGCCGGTGACGAGGGCGTCGACGAACGTGAACTCGAGGGCGGCGCCGATGACGGCGAACGCGACGCCGAGGAGGAGCGCGACTCCGAGGAGCGCCCACGCCCAGAGCGGGACGGTGGCGAGCACGTCACCGAGCGACCCGTGGGGGAGGCCGGCGTCCGGGACGGTCCCGACGTCGCCGGTGTTGACGTTCCCGGAGCCGGAGAACCCGCTACTGACGCCGCCGGTGAGGACGGCGACGAGCGCGAGTTTCAGCCACTCGACG carries:
- a CDS encoding DUF7544 domain-containing protein, producing MALHAVDDVTDALSTTTAFLRKLTPVEWLKLALVAVLTGGVSSGFSGSGNVNTGDVGTVPDAGLPHGSLGDVLATVPLWAWALLGVALLLGVAFAVIGAALEFTFVDALVTGDVELRATLADHWGQGLRLFAFRFLLGTLVLGVFALAIAPVLLGLPVGALFLLLLPVGVILALCVAVVLGFTRAFVVPIMYREGVGVLAGWRHFWGVLRAHPKEYGVFFVANLVLTLVGGVAVAIVLFIALVPVVLVLGLVFGLPFVLAGAGGALAWTWLGAGLLLGLLTTLLLGGLVSAPVQAYLRYYALLLLGDTETSLDLIPERRAAARNDDADGDGGDAA
- the trmY gene encoding tRNA (pseudouridine(54)-N(1))-methyltransferase TrmY, coding for MRHFVVHGHDAPTTADFDLADLAGGAGRLDVLCRCVNSAVFLSHGIREDVRVSLVLADDLTVRFEGSELRYLNPDERNIAGMLRKAIDAKGNAIGHREANPSPGVYVSKRGFEPTLDDAAARGTVLELHEDGRPLPDVEPPADPVFVLSDHRDFTDAEATHLADSSDERVRVGPEILHADHAITVAHNYLDTDAYTSY
- a CDS encoding type IV pilin, encoding MKLSNLFNADDRGVSPVIGVILMVAITVILAAVIGTFVLGLGSQVGNNAPQASFDWDSGNMSSVNATLQSSGSAISTSDLNVTSSQSSVNISNRGSLSDKLSAGDTLRIESVSDWNDGQKVNLVWSSDSGQSSIISSWTYNA
- a CDS encoding type IV pilin, with amino-acid sequence MELKQPLDDDRGVSPVIGVILMVAITVILAAVIGTFVLGLGSQVGNNAPQASFSYEYANFSSSGNQTISITSQGSNSPIQAESVTVSVSGDTIYYGENQSFVSPAQSNVTKASNSTWPADKISAGATLRAQSEAGNPFGTGETVRVVWSSGSGQSSIISSSTTPS